Proteins encoded by one window of Chondromyces crocatus:
- a CDS encoding CstA-like transporter-associated (seleno)protein has translation MAKRWVERLGALGVGLRDMARLMVGLPSYEAYVKHAQAAHPERTPMTYAEFFRERQEARYGGRGKGGFRCC, from the coding sequence ATGGCGAAGCGATGGGTGGAGCGGCTGGGGGCGCTGGGGGTGGGCCTGCGCGACATGGCGCGGCTGATGGTCGGGTTGCCGAGCTACGAGGCGTACGTGAAGCACGCGCAGGCGGCGCATCCGGAGCGGACGCCGATGACGTACGCGGAGTTCTTCCGGGAGCGGCAAGAGGCGCGCTACGGGGGGCGGGGGAAGGGGGGGTTCCGCTGCTGCTGA
- a CDS encoding carbon starvation CstA family protein produces the protein MEGLKKHGPWILVGILGALSLGVVAVKRGEPVNALWIVVAAISVYLVAYRYYSLYIARHVMRLDPERPTPAVRHNDGLDYVPTNRFVLFGHHFAAIAGAGPLVGPVLAAQMGYLPGTLWILAGVVIAGAVQDFMVLFVSMRRDGRSLGELIRSELGPVPGVIALFGTFMIMVIILAVLALIVVKALVGSPWGTFTVAATIPIAILMGLYTRYVRPGHVGEVSVFGFVLLMLAIVSGQHVAESASLGPMFTFTGTQLCWLLIGYGAVASVLPVWLLLAPRDYLSTFLKIGTIVCLAVGIVVVAPTLQMPAISRFADGSGPVWSGSLFPFLFITIACGAVSGFHALISSGTTPKLIENEVHARFIGYGGMLMESFVAIMALVAASILEPGIYFAMNSPGAVVGVTAESASLAVTQMGFPVAPEVIAQTASDVGETTIVSRAGGAPTLAVGMAHIFSSVIGGKALMAFWYHFAILFEALFILTAVDAGTRAGRFMLQDLIGMFAPRFRETSSLVPSLVSTGLCVSAWGFFLYQGVTDPLGGVNTLWPLFGISNQMLAAVALVLGTVVIFKMKRERYAWVTVVPALWLIACTTTAGLQKIFSSDPRVGFLAHAGRFSEALGRGVVLAPAKSLEEMQQVIWNDRVDAALAALFVLVVVSIVGFGIRSCMKAYKAQRWTALEVPPTAVVAE, from the coding sequence ATGGAGGGGTTGAAGAAGCACGGACCCTGGATCCTCGTGGGCATCCTGGGGGCCCTGAGCCTGGGCGTCGTCGCGGTGAAGCGTGGCGAGCCGGTGAACGCGCTGTGGATCGTAGTGGCCGCGATCTCGGTGTACCTGGTGGCGTACCGCTACTACAGCCTGTACATCGCGCGGCATGTGATGCGTCTGGACCCGGAACGTCCGACGCCCGCGGTGCGGCACAACGACGGGCTCGATTACGTGCCGACGAACCGTTTCGTGCTGTTCGGGCATCACTTCGCGGCGATCGCGGGGGCGGGGCCGCTGGTGGGGCCGGTGCTGGCGGCGCAGATGGGCTACCTGCCAGGGACGCTGTGGATCCTGGCCGGGGTGGTGATCGCAGGCGCGGTGCAGGACTTCATGGTGCTGTTCGTGTCCATGCGGCGCGACGGGCGGTCGCTGGGGGAGCTGATCCGGTCCGAGCTGGGGCCGGTGCCAGGGGTGATCGCGCTCTTCGGGACGTTCATGATCATGGTGATCATCCTGGCGGTGCTCGCGCTGATCGTGGTGAAGGCGCTCGTCGGGAGCCCGTGGGGGACGTTCACCGTGGCGGCGACGATCCCGATCGCGATCTTGATGGGGCTCTACACGCGGTACGTGCGGCCAGGGCACGTGGGCGAGGTTTCGGTCTTCGGGTTCGTGCTGCTGATGCTGGCCATCGTGTCGGGTCAGCACGTGGCGGAGTCGGCGTCGCTGGGGCCGATGTTCACGTTCACCGGGACGCAGCTCTGCTGGCTCTTGATCGGATACGGGGCGGTGGCGTCGGTGCTGCCGGTGTGGCTGCTGCTGGCGCCGCGCGACTACCTGTCGACGTTCCTGAAGATCGGGACGATCGTGTGCCTGGCGGTGGGGATCGTGGTGGTGGCGCCGACGCTGCAGATGCCAGCCATCTCGCGGTTCGCGGATGGGTCGGGGCCGGTCTGGTCGGGGTCGCTATTCCCGTTCCTGTTCATCACCATCGCGTGCGGGGCGGTGTCGGGGTTCCACGCGCTGATCTCGTCGGGGACGACGCCGAAGCTGATCGAGAACGAGGTGCACGCGCGGTTCATCGGCTACGGCGGGATGCTGATGGAGTCGTTCGTGGCGATCATGGCGCTGGTAGCGGCGTCGATCCTGGAGCCTGGGATCTACTTCGCGATGAACAGCCCCGGCGCGGTGGTGGGGGTGACGGCGGAGAGCGCGTCGCTGGCGGTGACGCAGATGGGCTTCCCGGTGGCGCCGGAGGTGATCGCACAGACGGCGAGCGACGTGGGAGAGACGACGATCGTGTCGCGCGCCGGCGGGGCGCCGACGCTGGCGGTGGGGATGGCGCACATCTTCTCCAGCGTGATCGGCGGCAAGGCACTGATGGCGTTCTGGTACCACTTCGCGATCCTGTTCGAGGCGCTGTTCATCCTGACGGCGGTCGACGCGGGGACGCGGGCCGGCCGGTTCATGCTGCAGGACCTGATCGGGATGTTCGCGCCGCGGTTCCGGGAGACGTCGTCGCTCGTGCCGAGCCTGGTCTCGACGGGGCTGTGCGTCTCGGCGTGGGGGTTCTTTCTGTACCAGGGGGTGACGGATCCGCTGGGCGGGGTGAACACGCTGTGGCCGCTGTTCGGGATCTCGAACCAGATGCTGGCGGCGGTGGCGCTGGTGCTGGGCACGGTGGTGATCTTCAAGATGAAGCGGGAGCGCTACGCGTGGGTGACGGTGGTGCCGGCGCTGTGGCTGATCGCGTGCACGACGACGGCAGGGCTGCAGAAGATCTTCTCGTCGGATCCGCGGGTGGGGTTCCTGGCGCACGCAGGGCGCTTCTCGGAGGCGCTGGGTCGAGGGGTGGTGCTGGCGCCAGCGAAGAGCCTGGAGGAGATGCAGCAGGTGATCTGGAACGATCGGGTGGACGCCGCGCTGGCCGCGCTGTTCGTGCTGGTGGTGGTGAGCATCGTGGGCTTCGGGATCCGGTCGTGCATGAAGGCGTACAAGGCGCAGCGGTGGACGGCGCTGGAGGTGCCGCCCACCGCGGTGGTGGCGGAGTGA